Proteins from a genomic interval of Lycium ferocissimum isolate CSIRO_LF1 unplaced genomic scaffold, AGI_CSIRO_Lferr_CH_V1 ctg60, whole genome shotgun sequence:
- the LOC132045083 gene encoding probable folate-biopterin transporter 3, which yields MDQEDELPLEGQLHKVKNQKERILELILKPYYWFRMLCDEFHWSFVSGVAIIYGINQGVSSGLSKISTQYYMKDEQKLQPSEAQIVSGIIQIPWMVKPLWGLLTDTLPIIGYRRRPYFILAGFLGAFSMLSLSLNHKLQLASALLCLTGASAAQAVADVTIDACVTENSISHPSLASDMQSLCGVSSSVGQLIGFTISGFLVHLIGSKGVFGVLSIPAALVILVGMLLHEPFIRNVAYRQVGQNCLDACKTMWMAMKCEHVWRPCLYMYISLALSLHIHEGMFYWYTDAKGGPFFSKEIVGTISSVGAVGYLLGVLLYQNAFRNHPFRFVLFWSQLLYGASGLLDLILVSRVNLQFGIPDYVVAVSDAAISHMIGRLRWMPLLVLSSKLCPSGIEGTFFALLMSIDHVGSLTASWAGGLLLHTLNVTRTQFDNLWIAIVIRSFSRVLPIGILFLVPSSDPSAAILPTEMLKTKKGDDDLGTQQLEMTPLVTNVHQHLVDS from the exons ATGGACCAAGAAGATGAACTTCCATTAGAGGGGCAACTTCACAAAGTCAAgaaccaaaaagaaagaatctTGGAACTAATTTTGAAACCATATTATTGGTTTAGAATGCTATGTGATGAATTCCACTGGAGCTTTGTGTCAGGTGTGGCTATTATTTATGGTATTAATCAGGGAGTGAGTTCAGGTCTAAGCAAGATTAGTACTCAGTATTACATGAAGGATGAgcaaaagttacaaccttctgaaGCTCAAATTGTTTCTGGAATAATTCAAATACCTTGGATGGTGAAGCCCCTTTGGGGTCTTTTAACAGATACTCTTCCTATTATAGGATACAGAAGGAGGCCATACTTCATTCTTGCTG GTTTTCTTGGTGCTTTTTCCATGCTGAGTCTGTCACTCAACCACAAATTACAACTTGCGTCTGCTTTGTTGTGCCTAACGGGAGCCAGTGCAGCGCAAGCAGTAGCAGATGTTACTATTGATGCCTGTGTGACAGAAAACAGCATAAGCCACCCTTCTCTTGCCAGTGACATGCAAAGCTTGTGTGGAGTGAGCTCTTCAGTAGGGCAGCTGATTGGGTTCACTATCAGTGGCTTTTTGGTTCATCTAATTGGATCTAAG GGAGTGTTTGGAGTTTTAAGCATTCCAGCTGCGCTGGTCATTTTGGTAGGAATGCTGCTGCACGAACCCTTTATACGCAATGTTGCATACAGGCAG GTAGGTCAAAACTGCTTGGATGCTTGTAAGACTATGTGGATGGCAATGAAATGCGAGCATGTGTGGAGGCCATGTCTATACATGTACATTTCTCTTGCATTGAGTTTGCATATTCACGAGGGAATGTTTTACTGGTATACAGATGCCAAGGGTGGCCCATTTTTCTCAAAG GAGATTGTAGGGACCATATCTTCTGTCGGTGCAGTAGGCTATCTTCTCGGAGTTCTCCTCTACCAGAATGCTTTTAGAAACCATCCTTTTCGTTTCGTACTTTTTTGGTCTCAGCTATTATATGGTGCTTCCGGACTACTAGATTTGATATTGGTATCACGAGTAAATTTGCAGTTTGGCATCCCTGATTATGTTGTTGCTGTATCCGATGCAGCAATTTCTCATATGATTGGGCGTCTAAGATGGATGCCTCTTCTTGTACTCAGTTCAAAGCTTTGCCCCTCCGGCATTGAAGGAACTTTCTTCGCTTTGCTAATGTCGATTGATCATGTTGGCAGTCTCACAGCATCCTGGGCTGGAGGTCTGTTACTTCACACCTTGAATGTCACAAGAACTCAATTTGACAACCTTTGGATAGCAATAGTTATCCGGAGCTTTTCGAGAGTCCTTCCAATTGGCATTCTGTTTTTGGTGCCAAGCAGTGATCCAAGTGCTGCTATTCTACCAACTGAGATGTTGAAGACAAAAAAGGGCGACGATGACTTGGGCACTCAACAACTGGAGATGACACCGCTAGTGACCAATGTCCATCAACATTTAGTAGATTCATGA
- the LOC132045125 gene encoding AP2-like ethylene-responsive transcription factor At1g16060, with the protein MAKTSKSNQKNSATTSSSSASKTGNNVIGKAKRTRKSVPRDSPPQRSSIYRGVTRHRWTGRYEAHLWDKNCWNESQNKKGRQVYLGAYDDEEAAAHAYDLAALKYWGQDTILNFPLSTYEKELKEMEGQSKEEYIGSLRRKSSGFSRGVSKYRGVARHHHNGRWEARIGRVLGNKYLYLGTYATQEEAATAYDMAAIEYRGLNAVTNFDLSRYIKWLRPSDQTSDNITINNPSNNTEPNPNPNTDDIHLVPNTKEDMNFTFLHQQQQQQSSSSDSTVAALPCPAGGAATSSALGLLLQSSKFKEMLERTSVADSPQTPPEPDRPRRSFPDDIQTYFDCQGSSSFVEEHDIIFGDLDSFALPMFQCELDS; encoded by the exons ATGGCGAAAACATCAAAGTCGAATCAGAAGAATTCTGCtactacttcttcttcttctgccaGTAAAACTGGTAACAACGTCATTGGCAAAGCGAAACGAACACGTAAGAGTGTCCCTAGGGACTCTCCCCCACAACGTAGCTCCATTTACAGAGGAGTCACTAG GCACCGGTGGACGGGTCGATATGAAGCTCATTTATGGGATAAAAATTGTTGGAACGAATcgcaaaacaaaaaaggaagacAAG TTTATTTGG GAGCGTACGATGATGAAGAAGCAGCTGCACATGCATATGACTTGGCGGCTTTGAAGTATTGGGGTCAAGATACCATCCTTAATTTCCCT CTTTCCACTTACGAAAAAGAGCTAAAGGAAATGGAAGGTCAATCAAAAGAAGAGTATATTGGTTCTTTGAGAAG AAAAAGTAGTGGGTTTTCAAGGGGAGTATCAAAATATAGAGGCGTGGCAAG ACACCACCACAATGGAAGATGGGAGGCTCGCATTGGAAGGGTGTTGGGTAACAAGTATCTCTACCTTGGAACATATG CTACTCAAGAGGAAGCAGCAACCGCATATGATATGGCAGCTATAGAATACCGTGGACTAAACGCCGTTACAAACTTTGACCTTAGCCGTTACATTAAATGGCTGCGTCCTTCCGACCAAACTAGCGATAATATTACCATTAACAACCCTAGTAACAACACTGAACCAAACCCTAACCCTAACACTGATGACATTCATCTCGTGCCTAACACCAAAGAGGATATGAATTTTACCTTCCTCCACcagcaacaacagcaacaaAGCTCGAGCTCCGACTCAACTGTCGCGGCTCTGCCATGTCCAGCTGGCGGAGCCGCGACCTCATCAGCACTAGGGCTTTTGCTTCAGTCTTCAAAGTTCAAGGAAATGCTTGAAAGAACATCGGTGGCTGACTCCCCGCAAACCCCACCCGAGCCAGATAGACCACGACGGAGCTTCCCCGATGATATTCAGACGTACTTTGATTGCCAAGGGTCGAGTAGCTTCGTTGAGGAGcatgatattatttttggtgACTTGGATTCTTTTGCATTGCCCATGTTTCAGTGTGAGCTTGATAGCTAG
- the LOC132045144 gene encoding tubby-like protein 8, which produces MCSFKKTTNPLRSSNSYNSLYDNPLNEPRQNRSSSNGSNSTIGETLGVHLLQNQLVISDNKENAAPNKPEKSNLSDKDWTSKVVNNDFSVPTGEVKPTSLQLCIQKNEPDSKIGLKIWEHSDTGTPNSGNIWDYSDSEAAPASSWSTLPNRSLLYRPLPMDIGRCTCVIVKEASPESRDAGTFYSLYTNEGQGRQNRKLAIAHHRRRGGKSEFVVAQNTKGKWGKSDDSLIGHVTANLLGSKYHIWDQGHRNSTTKQSKLLGVVTFMPTIATWTGSYRRMKACIPKHQSMQLKSTAQHINGLPADWEEHMDKVNQLFSKIPHYNKVSRQNELDFRDRGRAGLRIQSSVKNFQLTMEKNGRQTILQLGRVGKAKYVMDYRYPLTGYQAFCICLSSIDSKLCCTL; this is translated from the exons ATGTGTAGTTTCAAGAAAACTACAAACCCACTTCGTTCTTCAAATTCATATAATTCCCTTTATGATAATCCATTGAATGAGCCCAGACAAAACCGTAGCAGTAGCAATGGCAGCAACAGCACTATAGGAGAAACACTTGGTGTTCATTTGCTTCAGAACCAACTAGTTATCTCTGATAACAAAGAGAATGCTGCACCAAATAAACCTGAAAAATCCAATCTTTCTGATAAAGATTGGACTAGTAAGGTTGTGAATAACGATTTTTCAGTCCCGACGGGTGAGGTGAAGCCAACTTCACTTCAGTTATGCATACAAAAAAATGAACCAGATTCTAAGATTGGGTTGAAAATTTGGGAACATTCGGATACAGGGACGCCGAATTCGGGTAATATTTGGGATTATTCTGATTCCGAGGCTGCTCCAGCTTCTTCTTGGTCTACACTTCCTAATAG GTCATTGTTGTACCGGCCTTTGCCTATGGATATTGGAAGATGTACTTGTGTGATAGTGAAGGAAGCATCTCCAGAAAGCCGGGATGCAGGGACTTTTTACTCACTTTATACAAAC GAGGGGCAGGGACGTCAAAATCGGAAACTTGCCATAGCCCATCACAGAAGGCGTGGTGGAAAATCTGAGTTTGTAGTTGCTCAAAATACAAAGGGAAAATGGGGAAAATCTGATGATAGTTTGATTGGACATGTAACTGCTAATCTTCTGGGATCAAAATACCACATATGGGATCAG GGCCATCGTAATTCCACAACCAAACAATCAAAATTGCTGGGCGTTGTAAC ATTCATGCCTACCATCGCAACTTGGACCGGGAGCTACAGAAGGATGAAAGCATGCATACCAAAACACCAGTCCATGCAGTTAAAAAGTACAGCTCAG CACATCAATGGACTACCCGCCGACTGGGAGGAGCATATGGACAAAGTGAATCAGTTGTTTTCAAAGATTCCTCACTACAATAAG GTCTCAAGACAGAATGAGTTAGATTTTAGAGATAGAGGAAGGGCTGGACTCAGAATCCAGAGCTCCGTTAAGAATTTTCAGCTTACTATGGAG AAGAATGGAAGGCAGACAATACTACAACTTGGTAGAGTTGGGAAAGCTAAATATGTGATGGACTACAG GTACCCATTGACAGGTTATCAAGCGTTTTGCATATGTTTGTCTTCTATTGATTCAAAGCTGTGCTGCACACTGTAA
- the LOC132045121 gene encoding uncharacterized protein LOC132045121, with the protein MKAAMTNTITLSSSTFWHHYTKPISRINLNSKIRASLSTSANMATGTTTKVAPAIIVGGGRVGRTLQDLGNGDDVLVKRGEPVPIDFEGPILVCTRNDDLEAVLEATPKSRRSDLVFFQNGMLEPWFQSKGLRDADQVLAYFAVSKLGEPPTDGKTDTNPEGLTAAYGKWASAVAARLHAGGLSCKVLDKEPFQKQMLEKLIWICAFMLVGARHPGATVGAVEKEYRSEVSKLIAELAAAAAAEKGLVFEDAMEDRLCAYSRAVAHFPTAVKEFKWRNGWFYSLSEKAIAEGKPDPCPLHTAWLKELKIV; encoded by the exons ATGAAGGCAGCAATGACAAACACTATCACCCTTTCTAGCTCAACATTTTGGCACCACTACACAAAACCCATTTCAAGAATCAACCTGAATTCCAAAATTAGAGCATCATTATCTACCTCAGCCAACATGGCAACTGGCACAACTACAAAGGTAGCTCCAGCAATTATAGTTGGAGGTGGACGTGTAGGAAGAACTTTACAAGATTTGGGTAATGGAGATGATGTTTTGGTTAAAAGGGGTGAACCTGTACCTATTGATTTTGAAGGTCCAATATTGGTTTGCACTAGAAATGATGATCTTGAAGCTGTACTTGAAGCTACTCCTAAATCTCGTAGGAGCG atttggtatttttccaGAATGGGATGCTGGAGCCTTGGTTCCAAAGTAAAGGCCTCAGAGATGCAGACCAAGTTTTGGCATATTTTGCAGTATCAAAGCTTGGTGAACCCCCAACTGATGGGAAAACTGATACAAATCCAGAAGGATTGACTGCCGCTTATGGAAAATGGGCATCTGCAGTGGCTGCAAGATTGCATGCTGGAGGACTCTCTTGCAAG GTACTTGATAAGGAGCCTTTTCAGAAGCAAATGCTGGAGAAGCTTATATGGATATGTGCTTTCATGCTGGTTGGAGCTCGCCATCCTGGAGCAACAGTAGGAGCTGTTGAAAAAGAGTACCGCTCTGAG GTGTCTAAACTGATTGCTGAGCTTGCGGCTGCAGCTGCTGCAGAGAAAGGCCTAGTTTTTGAGGATGCCATGGAGGATAGGCTCTGCGCTTACTCACGAGCAGTTGCGCACTTTCCAACAGCTGTCAAGGAG TTCAAATGGAGAAACGGGTGGTTTTATTCACTCTCTGAGAAGGCTATTGCAGAAGGGAAACCGGATCCATGCCCATTACATACTGCATGGCTTAAAGAACTAAAAATAGTCTAA
- the LOC132045120 gene encoding pectin acetylesterase 8-like isoform X1, with protein sequence MANFWLALLVFSTMLRAIVVQPQEPTVNITILHSATAAGAVCLDGSPPAYHLDMGHGSGLRSWIITIEGGGWCDKISNYYNRSNGRLGSSTKMQLQKPPTYTFGGILHNDPKTNPDFYNWNRVLVRYCDGSSFTGDVEDVDPDTKLYYRGARIFKAIMDDLSQKGMRNAENAILSGTSAGGLSTILNCDKFRSFLPENARVKCVANAGFFINAKTISGTSYIQEMYNRVVTLHGSAKNLPPSCTSAMEPSLCFFPQNVVPYVQTPMFIINSAYDSWQINSTLVPAYLDPQRAWDHCKAQISNCTLSQRIIIQAFGVEFLKTFMGLTPCYTRGYFITSCHTHGRIMWTSYWFNTISLTILDKTIAEAVGDWYFDRVGFHQHLDPYPFARDC encoded by the exons ATGGCAAATTTTTGGTTAGCTTTGCTAGTGTTTTCAACAATGTTGAGAGCTATTGTGGTACAACCACAAGAACCGACAGTGAACATCACAATACTTCACAGCGCCACTGCTGCAGGCGCAG TGTGCCTTGATGGGAGTCCACCAGCATATCATCTGGATATGGGACATGGTAGCGGCCTTCGCAGCTGGATCATCACCATTGAA GGAGGTGGCTGGTGTGACAAAATCTCGAATTACTATAATCGTTCAAATGGACGCTTAGGTTCTTCCACGAAGATGCAGTTGCAGAAACCACCTACCTATACATTTGGAGGCATTCTTCATAACGATCCCAAAACTAATCCAG ACTTTTACAATTGGAACAGAGTATTGGTTAGGTATTGTGATGGATCTTCTTTCACTGGTGATGTTGAAGATGTCGATCCC GATACCAAACTTTATTATAGAGGGGCAAGAATCTTTAAAGCCATTATGGATGATTTATCACAGAAAGGAATGCGAAATGCTGAAAAT GCAATCCTATCTGGAACTTCAGCAGGAGGATTGTCTACAATCTTGAACTGCGACAAGTTCAGATCCTTCCTGCCAGAGAATGCCAGAGTTAAGTGTGTTGCAAACGCAGGCTTCTTCATCAACGC GAAGACTATCTCTGGTACTTCATATATCCAAGAGATGTATAACAGAGTTGTAACTCTACAT GGATCTGCTAAGAATTTGCCTCCATCGTGCACCTCTGCAATGGAACCGAGTCTG TGCTTCTTCCCTCAAAATGTTGTTCCATATGTTCAGACTCCAATGTTTATAATCAATTCAGCCTATGATTCTTGGCAG ATTAATAGCACATTGGTTCCTGCATACCTCGATCCTCAACGTGCATGGGATCATTGCAAGGCTCAAATAAGTAACTGCACACTTAGCCAACGAATAATCATTCAAG CTTTTGGAGTGGAGTTCTTAAAGACATTCATGGGACTCACCCCTTGTTATACGAGGGGTTATTTCATCACGTCTTGTCACACTCATGGTAGAATTATGTGGACGAGTTACTGGTTCAATACTATCTCTCTGACAATACTTGATAAG ACAATTGCCGAAGCGGTTGGTGATTGGTACTTTGACAGAGTAGGATTTCATCAACATTTAGACCCATACCCTTTTGCTAGAGACTGCTAG
- the LOC132045120 gene encoding pectin acetylesterase 8-like isoform X2 — MANFWLALLVFSTMLRAIVVQPQEPTVNITILHSATAAGAVCLDGSPPAYHLDMGHGSGLRSWIITIEGGGWCDKISNYYNRSNGRLGSSTKMQLQKPPTYTFGGILHNDPKTNPDFYNWNRVLVRYCDGSSFTGDVEDVDPDTKLYYRGARIFKAIMDDLSQKGMRNAENAILSGTSAGGLSTILNCDKFRSFLPENARVKCVANAGFFINAKTISGTSYIQEMYNRVVTLHINSTLVPAYLDPQRAWDHCKAQISNCTLSQRIIIQAFGVEFLKTFMGLTPCYTRGYFITSCHTHGRIMWTSYWFNTISLTILDKTIAEAVGDWYFDRVGFHQHLDPYPFARDC; from the exons ATGGCAAATTTTTGGTTAGCTTTGCTAGTGTTTTCAACAATGTTGAGAGCTATTGTGGTACAACCACAAGAACCGACAGTGAACATCACAATACTTCACAGCGCCACTGCTGCAGGCGCAG TGTGCCTTGATGGGAGTCCACCAGCATATCATCTGGATATGGGACATGGTAGCGGCCTTCGCAGCTGGATCATCACCATTGAA GGAGGTGGCTGGTGTGACAAAATCTCGAATTACTATAATCGTTCAAATGGACGCTTAGGTTCTTCCACGAAGATGCAGTTGCAGAAACCACCTACCTATACATTTGGAGGCATTCTTCATAACGATCCCAAAACTAATCCAG ACTTTTACAATTGGAACAGAGTATTGGTTAGGTATTGTGATGGATCTTCTTTCACTGGTGATGTTGAAGATGTCGATCCC GATACCAAACTTTATTATAGAGGGGCAAGAATCTTTAAAGCCATTATGGATGATTTATCACAGAAAGGAATGCGAAATGCTGAAAAT GCAATCCTATCTGGAACTTCAGCAGGAGGATTGTCTACAATCTTGAACTGCGACAAGTTCAGATCCTTCCTGCCAGAGAATGCCAGAGTTAAGTGTGTTGCAAACGCAGGCTTCTTCATCAACGC GAAGACTATCTCTGGTACTTCATATATCCAAGAGATGTATAACAGAGTTGTAACTCTACAT ATTAATAGCACATTGGTTCCTGCATACCTCGATCCTCAACGTGCATGGGATCATTGCAAGGCTCAAATAAGTAACTGCACACTTAGCCAACGAATAATCATTCAAG CTTTTGGAGTGGAGTTCTTAAAGACATTCATGGGACTCACCCCTTGTTATACGAGGGGTTATTTCATCACGTCTTGTCACACTCATGGTAGAATTATGTGGACGAGTTACTGGTTCAATACTATCTCTCTGACAATACTTGATAAG ACAATTGCCGAAGCGGTTGGTGATTGGTACTTTGACAGAGTAGGATTTCATCAACATTTAGACCCATACCCTTTTGCTAGAGACTGCTAG